From Micromonospora rhizosphaerae, the proteins below share one genomic window:
- a CDS encoding PIG-L family deacetylase codes for MRPSSPPATDAATTATGRSPGLAPTSARAALFLVPHPDDETLAAGVLLAGHAAAGREVHILLLTRGEKSAVKDILNGVRTSHWWGVPHDPTVEGYAALTERTLGAARYRELVAAAAALGVTEDRIHEAGLPNDGVTVEEVKAAVVATADAIGGDLGLWAPSYTVDDHPDHLAAGEAVRQLGLDDPIRWGSCRYYVLPPYWSDPRLGSVDWCWDDPMESETAARARNACRAYGSWQPQAGVFACGYHSVYAMFRQIDANPRSLTHE; via the coding sequence ATGAGGCCTTCTAGCCCGCCGGCCACCGATGCGGCCACGACAGCCACGGGTAGGTCCCCCGGCCTGGCGCCCACCTCCGCCCGAGCGGCGCTGTTCCTGGTCCCGCATCCCGACGACGAAACTCTGGCTGCTGGTGTCCTGCTCGCCGGGCATGCCGCCGCGGGCAGGGAGGTGCACATCCTGCTGCTGACCCGCGGCGAGAAATCTGCGGTCAAGGACATCCTCAACGGGGTCAGGACGTCGCACTGGTGGGGCGTGCCGCACGACCCGACGGTGGAGGGGTACGCCGCCCTGACCGAACGGACCCTCGGCGCGGCCCGGTACCGGGAGCTGGTGGCAGCGGCCGCCGCCCTGGGCGTCACCGAGGACCGGATCCACGAGGCCGGCCTGCCGAACGACGGGGTGACCGTCGAGGAGGTCAAGGCGGCGGTGGTCGCCACCGCCGACGCCATCGGCGGGGACCTCGGCCTCTGGGCACCGTCGTACACCGTTGACGACCACCCCGATCACCTGGCCGCCGGCGAGGCTGTGCGGCAGTTGGGTCTCGACGATCCGATTCGATGGGGGAGCTGTCGCTATTACGTGCTGCCGCCGTACTGGTCGGATCCGCGGCTGGGTTCGGTCGACTGGTGCTGGGACGACCCGATGGAATCGGAGACCGCCGCGCGGGCCCGCAACGCCTGCCGGGCGTACGGGTCGTGGCAGCCACAGGCCGGGGTGTTCGCCTGCGGCTACCACTCGGTGTACGCCATGTTCCGGCAGATCGACGCCAACCCGCGAAGTCTGACCCACGAATAG
- a CDS encoding EamA family transporter yields the protein MTRTLSPPTPTRSLRRLRGGQVGAVGLVLGGALSVQFGSAVAALLFPHTGVAGAVTLRLTIGALLMLSVCRPRLRGHDRADWASVVAFGLALAGMNSIFYQAIERIPLGPAVTLEVLGPLALSVFTARRLAAWGWAGLALAGVALLGQGGFDRLDPLGAALALAAGAMWAAYIVCSARVGGRFPRADGLALALTVAALVTLPIGLAGAGSRLWHPAVLGLGTGLAVLASVLPYTLELLALRRLPTATFAVLMSLGPAIAAVAGYLVLGQELRAVEIVAIGLVIAASVGAVRAGGKRADEAVGPVAEGPDGQLSAAAARPAARR from the coding sequence ATGACCCGCACGCTCAGCCCGCCCACGCCGACACGTTCCCTACGCCGCCTCCGCGGCGGTCAGGTGGGAGCGGTCGGGCTGGTGCTCGGCGGGGCGCTGTCGGTGCAGTTCGGGTCCGCGGTCGCCGCGCTGCTCTTCCCGCATACCGGGGTGGCCGGGGCGGTGACCTTGCGACTCACCATCGGCGCCCTGCTGATGCTCTCGGTGTGCCGCCCGAGGCTGCGCGGGCACGACCGCGCCGACTGGGCGTCGGTGGTCGCGTTCGGCCTCGCCCTCGCCGGCATGAACTCGATCTTCTACCAGGCCATCGAGCGGATCCCGCTCGGCCCGGCGGTCACCCTGGAGGTGCTCGGGCCGCTCGCGCTGTCGGTGTTCACCGCCCGCCGGCTGGCCGCCTGGGGCTGGGCCGGGCTGGCACTCGCCGGGGTGGCGCTGCTCGGCCAGGGCGGCTTCGACCGGCTCGACCCGCTCGGCGCCGCGCTCGCGCTCGCTGCGGGCGCGATGTGGGCGGCGTACATCGTCTGCTCGGCCCGGGTCGGCGGCCGGTTCCCGCGCGCCGACGGGCTGGCCCTGGCGCTGACCGTGGCCGCCCTCGTCACCCTGCCGATCGGCCTGGCCGGGGCCGGATCGCGGCTGTGGCATCCCGCGGTGCTGGGGCTCGGGACCGGGCTGGCCGTACTGGCCTCGGTGCTGCCGTACACGCTCGAACTGCTGGCGCTGCGCCGGCTGCCCACCGCCACCTTCGCGGTGCTGATGAGCCTCGGCCCGGCTATCGCCGCCGTCGCCGGTTACCTGGTTCTGGGCCAGGAGCTGCGCGCGGTGGAGATCGTCGCGATCGGCCTGGTGATCGCCGCCAGCGTCGGCGCGGTCCGGGCCGGCGGCAAGCGGGCCGACGAGGCGGTCGGGCCGGTCGCCGAAGGGCCGGACGGGCAGCTCAGCGCAGCAGCCGCACGGCCTGCGGCACGGCGGTGA
- a CDS encoding Gmad2 immunoglobulin-like domain-containing protein — protein MKRPLALLAAIALLAAGCADARSGTLGPAPTAAPPAETTAAPPTKVPPLTTGTPTPRPSPGTPTSTGRPGDPAPSGTITLQLWFVSAGRIVPTQRTRPATVATSRLALTELAAGPSPAEAAAGLTTLLPTGVEVVRIVEGLAVVSPPPGFSDGGAATVRLRRAQVVYTLTQFPTVRRVAFPAGESVSRRDYADLLPAIVVTAPTIGQRVTSPVTLAGTAQVFEATVSIRILDSAGREIATAFTTASCGTGCRGDYRTAVAYRLATTQPGTVEVYEVSARDGSRINVVRIPVVVTASR, from the coding sequence GTGAAACGACCCCTCGCCCTGCTCGCCGCCATCGCGCTGCTGGCCGCCGGCTGCGCGGACGCCCGGTCCGGGACGCTCGGTCCGGCGCCGACCGCCGCGCCGCCCGCCGAGACCACCGCCGCCCCGCCCACCAAGGTCCCGCCGCTGACGACCGGCACCCCAACGCCGCGGCCGTCCCCGGGAACACCGACCTCGACCGGCCGGCCCGGCGACCCCGCACCGTCCGGCACCATCACCCTGCAGCTGTGGTTCGTCTCGGCCGGAAGGATCGTGCCGACCCAGCGCACCCGGCCGGCCACCGTAGCGACATCCCGGCTGGCCCTCACCGAGCTGGCCGCCGGGCCATCGCCCGCCGAGGCCGCGGCCGGTCTGACCACCCTGCTGCCGACCGGCGTCGAGGTCGTCCGCATTGTCGAGGGACTGGCGGTGGTGAGCCCTCCGCCGGGCTTCTCCGACGGCGGGGCAGCGACGGTCCGGCTCCGCCGGGCCCAGGTGGTCTACACCCTCACCCAGTTCCCCACCGTGCGCCGGGTCGCCTTCCCGGCGGGCGAGTCCGTCTCGCGGCGCGACTACGCCGACCTCCTGCCGGCGATCGTGGTGACCGCCCCGACCATCGGCCAGCGGGTCACCAGCCCGGTGACCCTCGCCGGCACCGCGCAGGTCTTCGAGGCGACCGTCAGCATCCGCATCCTCGACAGCGCCGGACGGGAGATCGCCACCGCCTTCACCACCGCCAGTTGCGGCACCGGTTGTCGCGGTGACTACCGCACCGCGGTCGCCTACCGACTCGCCACGACCCAGCCCGGCACCGTCGAGGTGTACGAGGTATCGGCCCGCGACGGTTCCCGGATCAACGTCGTGAGGATTCCCGTCGTCGTCACCGCCAGCAGGTGA
- a CDS encoding AMIN-like domain-containing (lipo)protein: MRLKRALLALAVVLGGLVAGTGGATAATPYCGITWGSTAKAAGTLSTGPLVEVRTGQHDCWDRVVFEFAGPANGYSVAYGETLTEGQGLALSPYTAGGALLRVSLRAPAYDEQHVATVPYRTGQHAANALGYRTLRDVVFGGSFEGYTTFAVGVRAQLPYRVFVLPGPGTHSRIVIDVAHRWQQ; encoded by the coding sequence ATGAGACTGAAGAGAGCGCTGCTGGCGCTGGCCGTCGTGCTCGGCGGGCTGGTCGCCGGCACGGGCGGCGCCACCGCGGCGACGCCGTACTGCGGGATCACCTGGGGCAGCACGGCCAAGGCGGCCGGCACGCTCAGCACCGGCCCGCTGGTCGAGGTCCGCACCGGCCAGCACGACTGCTGGGACCGGGTGGTCTTCGAGTTCGCCGGCCCGGCCAACGGCTACTCGGTCGCGTACGGGGAGACCTTGACCGAGGGGCAGGGGCTGGCGCTGTCCCCCTACACCGCCGGCGGCGCGCTGCTCCGGGTCTCCCTGCGGGCCCCGGCGTACGACGAGCAGCACGTCGCCACCGTGCCGTACCGCACCGGGCAGCACGCGGCCAACGCGCTGGGCTACCGGACGCTGCGGGACGTGGTCTTCGGCGGCAGCTTCGAGGGCTACACCACCTTCGCCGTCGGCGTCCGGGCGCAGCTGCCGTACCGGGTGTTCGTCCTCCCCGGTCCGGGCACCCACAGCCGGATCGTGATCGACGTGGCCCACCGGTGGCAGCAGTGA
- a CDS encoding ArsR/SmtB family transcription factor encodes MDHLTHSGEVALDGRGLLLVPSVFAGSRVWSNLSERAAQPVLRCPARAVGTLWERSAAPASEALARVLGRTRATLLHELAVPTATTELARRRGVTAGTVSHHLTALRDAGLVGTHRVGRLLLYARTSSAEALIAGAGSTEETGRAE; translated from the coding sequence GTGGACCACCTGACCCACTCCGGTGAGGTGGCCCTGGACGGCCGGGGCCTGCTGCTGGTCCCGTCGGTCTTCGCCGGGTCGCGGGTCTGGTCCAACCTGTCCGAGCGGGCCGCGCAGCCGGTCCTGCGCTGTCCGGCCCGCGCGGTCGGGACACTCTGGGAGCGCAGCGCGGCCCCGGCCAGCGAGGCCCTGGCCCGGGTCCTGGGCCGCACCCGGGCGACGCTGCTGCACGAGCTGGCCGTGCCGACCGCCACCACCGAGCTGGCCCGGCGCCGCGGGGTCACCGCCGGCACGGTGTCGCACCACCTCACCGCGCTGCGCGACGCCGGGTTGGTGGGCACCCATCGGGTCGGGCGGCTCCTGCTCTACGCCCGGACCAGCTCCGCGGAGGCGTTGATCGCCGGGGCCGGGTCGACCGAGGAGACCGGTCGCGCAGAATGA
- a CDS encoding sensor histidine kinase — protein sequence MSPGRLRRRLVIAFVLVAGVSAGVLAGGSYLMLRQARLDGSLQRAAADARYQLVLAGQFLPLTDTRRADLLTSFEASGRHVLLIAGDAEASNPRFAPVPGRALREAVAAGHLGYQRSPDGARPQLLVVGGRIPGSTAELYVVTVEDELVGGLHQLRTALAVGWGVVVLLAAAVGNTLARRTLEPVGRASRAARAVAEGLLDTRLPVQGRDEFSAWAASFNEMADALETKIEALSRAQARERRFTADVAHELRTPVTALVAAGSLLGEQLNTLPADARRAAELLVTDVVRLRRLVEELMEISRLDAGQEIVAVRPVDVPALLRTIVDARGWSGRVAVTGDAARVPTDPRRLERVLANLVSNAVEHGGGEIRAEVRQDGPLITVTVIDRGPGIPAEHLPHLFDRFYKVDPSRTGPGSGLGLAIALENARLLGARLLVHSETGVGTEFRLELPANGDLAGEDGPR from the coding sequence GTGTCACCGGGGCGCCTGCGGCGCCGGCTCGTCATCGCGTTCGTGCTCGTCGCCGGCGTCTCCGCCGGGGTGCTCGCCGGTGGCTCGTACCTGATGCTGCGGCAGGCCCGGCTCGACGGCTCGCTGCAACGCGCGGCGGCCGACGCCCGCTACCAGCTGGTGCTGGCCGGACAGTTCCTGCCGCTCACCGACACCCGCCGGGCGGACCTGCTGACCAGCTTCGAGGCCAGTGGACGGCACGTGCTGCTGATCGCCGGCGACGCCGAGGCGTCGAACCCCCGGTTCGCGCCGGTGCCCGGCCGCGCCCTGCGGGAGGCGGTCGCCGCGGGGCACCTCGGCTACCAGCGCTCCCCCGACGGCGCCCGGCCGCAACTGCTGGTGGTCGGCGGCCGGATCCCCGGCTCCACCGCCGAGCTGTACGTGGTGACCGTGGAGGACGAGCTCGTCGGCGGCCTGCATCAGCTCCGTACGGCGTTGGCGGTCGGCTGGGGGGTGGTGGTGCTGCTCGCCGCCGCGGTCGGCAACACCCTGGCCCGTCGGACCCTGGAGCCGGTGGGCCGGGCCAGCCGGGCGGCCCGGGCGGTCGCCGAGGGGCTGCTGGACACCCGGCTGCCGGTGCAGGGCCGGGACGAGTTCAGCGCCTGGGCCGCCTCGTTCAACGAGATGGCCGATGCGCTGGAGACGAAGATCGAAGCGCTTTCCCGGGCCCAGGCCCGGGAGCGGCGGTTCACCGCCGACGTCGCGCACGAGCTGCGTACCCCGGTGACCGCGCTGGTCGCGGCGGGGTCGCTGCTCGGCGAGCAGCTGAACACGCTGCCCGCGGACGCCCGCCGGGCCGCCGAACTTCTCGTCACCGACGTGGTCCGGCTGCGACGACTGGTCGAGGAGCTGATGGAGATCTCCCGACTGGACGCCGGGCAGGAGATCGTCGCGGTCCGCCCGGTGGACGTCCCGGCCCTGCTGCGCACCATCGTGGACGCGCGCGGCTGGAGCGGCCGGGTCGCCGTGACCGGCGATGCCGCCCGCGTCCCGACCGACCCGCGCCGCCTGGAACGGGTGCTGGCCAATCTGGTGAGCAACGCGGTCGAGCACGGCGGCGGCGAGATCCGAGCCGAGGTACGGCAGGACGGCCCGCTGATCACGGTCACCGTCATCGACCGGGGGCCGGGCATCCCCGCCGAGCACCTGCCGCACCTGTTCGACCGCTTCTACAAGGTCGATCCGTCCCGCACCGGACCGGGCAGCGGGCTCGGGTTGGCCATCGCCCTGGAGAACGCCCGCCTGCTCGGCGCCCGCCTGCTCGTGCACAGCGAGACCGGCGTCGGCACCGAGTTCCGGCTGGAACTGCCCGCGAACGGCGACCTCGCCGGAGAGGACGGTCCCCGGTGA
- a CDS encoding NUDIX domain-containing protein, with product MSPRTPSVSCVFVCHDGAGRLLLARRGAGARDEPGTWDTGAGALEYGETFEAAVTREVREEYATSPLAITLLGVRNVLRDDPPSHWVAVVFAVRVDPATVAIGEPHKFDRLGWYSRDALPEPLHSQLAPTLAMLPPHLE from the coding sequence ATGTCTCCGCGTACTCCCTCGGTGTCCTGCGTCTTCGTCTGCCACGACGGCGCCGGCCGGCTGCTGCTCGCCCGGCGCGGTGCCGGGGCCCGCGACGAACCCGGCACCTGGGACACCGGCGCGGGCGCGCTGGAGTACGGCGAGACCTTCGAGGCCGCCGTCACCCGCGAGGTCCGCGAGGAGTACGCGACGTCACCGCTGGCGATCACCCTGCTCGGGGTCCGCAACGTGCTGCGCGACGACCCGCCCTCGCACTGGGTGGCGGTGGTCTTCGCGGTCCGGGTCGACCCGGCCACGGTCGCCATCGGCGAGCCGCACAAGTTCGACCGGCTCGGCTGGTACAGCCGCGACGCCCTGCCGGAGCCGCTGCACTCGCAGCTCGCGCCGACGCTGGCGATGCTGCCGCCGCACCTCGAATGA
- a CDS encoding diacylglycerol kinase: MLAVTADDHLSAGPVAVLANPTAGRGRHRGLLPRLLERLADAGRPVRLLEAHTPAEAEAACDAAVADGASALVAVGGDGTVHRALQAVAGTAVPFGPVPAGTGNDFAVDTGFPADPLAAVDVIAAALREGRTRPIDLARMSGADGDDRWYGAVVAAGFDAIVNERANRMRWPRGPRRYDLAILVELARLRPRRYTLRLDGEAQEVDAVLVAVGNCPTYGGGMRICPDADPTDGLLDVVVGGRFDRRTLMRVKPRIYQGTHVNHPLVRSYRARTVEVSAEGITTYADGERALDLPVRITAVPQAVRLLR; this comes from the coding sequence GTGCTCGCCGTGACCGCAGACGATCACCTCTCCGCCGGCCCCGTCGCCGTGCTGGCCAACCCGACCGCCGGCCGGGGACGGCACCGTGGCCTGTTGCCCCGACTGCTCGAGCGGCTGGCGGACGCCGGCCGTCCGGTCCGGCTGCTGGAGGCGCACACCCCGGCCGAGGCGGAGGCGGCGTGCGACGCGGCGGTCGCCGACGGTGCCAGCGCGCTGGTCGCGGTCGGTGGCGACGGCACGGTCCACCGGGCGTTGCAGGCGGTCGCCGGTACGGCGGTGCCGTTCGGCCCCGTTCCCGCCGGCACGGGTAACGACTTCGCCGTCGACACCGGGTTCCCCGCCGACCCGCTCGCCGCCGTCGACGTGATCGCGGCCGCGCTGCGGGAGGGGCGGACCCGACCAATCGACCTGGCCCGGATGAGCGGCGCCGACGGCGACGACCGCTGGTACGGGGCGGTTGTCGCGGCCGGCTTCGACGCGATCGTCAACGAGCGAGCCAACCGGATGCGCTGGCCGCGCGGACCGCGCCGCTACGACCTGGCGATCCTGGTGGAGCTGGCCCGGCTGCGCCCGCGCCGGTACACCCTGCGTCTCGACGGCGAGGCGCAGGAGGTGGACGCCGTTCTGGTGGCGGTGGGCAACTGCCCCACCTACGGCGGCGGGATGCGAATCTGCCCCGATGCCGATCCGACCGACGGGCTGCTGGACGTGGTGGTCGGAGGGCGGTTCGACCGGCGGACCCTGATGCGGGTGAAGCCGCGCATCTACCAGGGCACCCATGTCAACCACCCGCTGGTGCGCAGCTACCGGGCCCGGACGGTGGAGGTGTCCGCCGAGGGCATCACCACGTACGCCGACGGGGAGCGGGCGCTGGACCTGCCGGTGCGGATCACCGCCGTGCCGCAGGCCGTGCGGCTGCTGCGCTGA
- a CDS encoding RtcB family protein: MGFTPLAGTRAPVRVWTDPYTIEAQAARQLRNIGALPWVQGVAVMPDVHFGKGATVGSVIAMRQAVSPAAVGVDIGCGMSAVRTSLTAADLPDDLAPLRSAIEAAIPVGFAMRDDAVDPRRVRGLEQAGWDAFWRRFGTLDRRVAQLETRAQRQLGTLGGGNHFIEVSVEQGGPDDGQVWLMLHSGSRNIGKELAERHMAVARGLPHNVDLPDRDLAVFLAGTPEMDAYRRDLWWAQEYAQRNRAVMLALLCNVIGDEFPHVSFGEPISCHHNYVAEESYDGVEVLVTRKGAIRAGRGDLGIVPGSMGTGSHIVRGKGNPDAYCSASHGAGRRMSRGQAKRTYSTADLARQTAGVECRKDAGVVDEIPGAYKDITKVMAQQDDLVEVVAHLKQVVCVKG, from the coding sequence ATGGGATTCACCCCGCTGGCCGGCACCCGGGCGCCGGTACGGGTCTGGACCGACCCGTACACGATCGAGGCGCAGGCCGCGCGGCAGCTGCGCAACATCGGCGCGCTGCCCTGGGTGCAGGGCGTCGCCGTCATGCCAGACGTGCACTTCGGCAAGGGCGCCACCGTCGGCTCGGTCATCGCCATGCGGCAGGCCGTCTCGCCGGCCGCGGTCGGCGTCGACATCGGCTGCGGCATGTCCGCCGTACGGACCTCGCTCACCGCGGCCGACCTGCCGGACGACCTCGCCCCGCTGCGCTCGGCCATCGAGGCGGCCATCCCGGTCGGCTTCGCGATGCGCGACGACGCGGTCGACCCGCGCCGGGTCCGCGGCCTCGAGCAGGCCGGCTGGGACGCCTTCTGGCGTCGGTTCGGCACCCTGGACCGCCGGGTGGCGCAGCTGGAGACCCGGGCGCAGCGGCAGCTGGGGACCCTCGGCGGCGGCAACCATTTCATCGAGGTCTCCGTCGAGCAGGGCGGCCCCGACGACGGTCAGGTCTGGCTGATGCTGCACTCCGGCTCCCGCAACATCGGCAAGGAGTTGGCCGAGCGGCACATGGCGGTGGCCCGCGGGCTGCCGCACAACGTCGACCTGCCCGACCGGGACCTGGCGGTGTTCCTCGCCGGCACCCCGGAGATGGACGCCTACCGCCGGGACCTCTGGTGGGCACAGGAGTACGCGCAGCGCAACCGAGCCGTCATGCTCGCCCTGCTCTGCAACGTGATCGGCGACGAGTTCCCGCACGTCTCGTTCGGCGAGCCCATCTCGTGTCACCACAACTACGTGGCGGAGGAGAGCTACGACGGCGTGGAGGTGCTGGTGACCCGCAAGGGTGCCATCCGCGCCGGCCGGGGTGACCTGGGCATCGTCCCGGGGTCGATGGGCACCGGCTCGCACATCGTGCGCGGCAAGGGCAACCCGGACGCGTACTGCTCCGCGTCGCACGGGGCCGGGCGGCGGATGTCGCGCGGCCAGGCGAAGCGGACGTACAGCACCGCCGACCTGGCGCGGCAGACCGCCGGGGTGGAGTGCCGCAAGGACGCCGGGGTGGTCGACGAGATCCCCGGCGCGTACAAGGACATCACCAAGGTGATGGCGCAGCAGGACGACCTCGTCGAGGTGGTGGCGCACCTCAAGCAGGTCGTCTGCGTGAAGGGTTAG
- a CDS encoding HAD family hydrolase: MPDHAEPPHPSSGADRASTSRRPVEAVLFDFHGTLAQVEEPREWVLAAAAACGVELDRVRATALADRLLTAGRAGGPLPARVPPRLAELWADRDLYPHAHRGAYIGLAETVDAGIDGFADALYERLLVPEGWVPYPDTEAILKALRQAGVKVAVVSNIAFDIRPLFAAWGLDDLVDAYTLSYEVGRCKPDPGIFLRACGMLGVDPERSLMVGDTPADAGAVAAGCAVLVLPAADAGRANGLGAVLDLALPS; this comes from the coding sequence GTGCCGGACCATGCCGAACCGCCCCACCCGTCGAGCGGCGCCGACCGCGCGAGCACGTCGCGCCGGCCCGTCGAGGCGGTGCTCTTCGACTTCCACGGCACCCTCGCCCAGGTGGAGGAGCCGCGCGAGTGGGTGCTGGCCGCCGCGGCGGCGTGCGGGGTGGAACTGGACCGGGTGCGGGCCACCGCCCTGGCCGACCGGCTGCTCACCGCCGGGCGGGCCGGCGGGCCGCTGCCGGCCCGGGTGCCGCCCCGATTGGCGGAGCTCTGGGCCGACCGGGACCTCTACCCGCACGCCCACCGCGGCGCGTACATCGGGCTGGCCGAGACGGTCGACGCGGGCATCGACGGGTTCGCCGACGCGCTCTACGAGCGGTTGCTGGTCCCGGAGGGCTGGGTGCCGTACCCGGACACCGAGGCGATCCTGAAGGCGCTGCGCCAGGCCGGGGTGAAGGTGGCCGTGGTGAGCAACATCGCCTTCGACATCCGGCCCCTCTTCGCCGCCTGGGGCCTCGACGACCTGGTCGACGCGTACACGCTCTCCTACGAGGTGGGGCGCTGCAAGCCCGACCCGGGGATCTTCCTGCGCGCCTGCGGGATGCTCGGCGTCGACCCGGAGCGGAGCCTGATGGTGGGCGACACGCCGGCCGACGCGGGGGCGGTGGCGGCCGGCTGCGCCGTGCTGGTGCTCCCGGCCGCCGACGCCGGTCGGGCCAACGGGCTCGGCGCGGTGCTCGACCTGGCGCTGCCTTCGTGA
- a CDS encoding response regulator transcription factor, translated as MEGRVLLVEDDASIREVTALGLRRAGFRVETAVDGRAALAAWRARPMDLIVLDVMLPGLDGFEVCREVRRTSQVPILMLTARTDTIDVVVGLECGADDYLRKPFDLPELVARVRAVLRRTVAPVEETTVTVGPLEIDPARFVARKAGRELTLTATEFRLLLELARRPGQVFTRELLLDRVWGHAYLGDSRLVDVAVQRLRGKVEDDPGHPVLIRTVRGAGYKLSTG; from the coding sequence ATGGAGGGCCGCGTGCTACTGGTCGAGGACGATGCCTCCATCCGGGAGGTGACCGCCCTCGGTCTGCGGCGGGCCGGGTTCCGAGTGGAGACCGCGGTCGACGGCCGGGCGGCCCTGGCCGCCTGGCGGGCCCGGCCGATGGACCTGATCGTGCTCGACGTGATGCTGCCCGGCCTGGACGGCTTCGAGGTCTGCCGGGAGGTCCGCCGGACCAGTCAGGTGCCGATCCTGATGCTCACCGCACGCACCGACACCATCGACGTGGTGGTCGGCCTGGAGTGCGGCGCCGACGACTACCTCCGCAAGCCGTTCGACCTGCCGGAGCTGGTCGCCCGGGTCCGCGCGGTGCTGCGCCGGACGGTCGCCCCGGTCGAGGAGACCACCGTGACGGTCGGCCCGTTGGAGATCGACCCGGCGCGGTTCGTGGCCCGCAAGGCGGGCCGGGAGCTGACCCTGACCGCGACCGAGTTCCGGCTGCTGCTGGAGCTGGCCCGCCGACCCGGGCAGGTGTTCACCCGCGAGCTGCTGCTGGACCGGGTGTGGGGGCACGCCTACCTCGGCGACTCCCGGCTGGTGGACGTGGCGGTGCAACGGCTGCGCGGCAAGGTCGAGGACGACCCGGGCCACCCCGTGCTGATCAGGACGGTCCGCGGCGCCGGCTACAAGCTGTCGACGGGGTGA